A part of Streptomyces sp. NBC_01451 genomic DNA contains:
- a CDS encoding AMP-dependent synthetase/ligase, which translates to MRDFALAPPTTTAPLTGGLADSVFDTALREPNLPQLSRRHDPAEQVWTQVTAAELRDEVVDLAKGFIASGISPGHRVAIMARTRYEWTVLCYALWAVGAEVVPIYPTSSRDQVAWILADSQCSAIVVEDEQGLMTVGSVCTSLPLLRNVWQLDDGALSQLVELGRPVPTTTVDSMRRIVLPDSAAVVAYTSGTTGHPRGCALSHRSLASPCDTLLAGWRHTAAPPGVQPTVLAFLPFSHVYGLMIQGLCLRGGLLMGHEPDLSGEALSAALLSFRPTYLYAVPSVFEKIYKNFLRAAQKAGRGALFERAVGTARDFATAVERQRLGTGSGPGFDLRLQHALYERTVYRKLRAALGGRVCGAVSGGSPLNRELALFYSGIGILVHDGYGLTETSGGVTAQPVGREKFGTVGQPLPGTEIRVAADGEILVYGASVFQGYVNDDAGTREALRGGWLATGDIGRLDTEGYLTITGRKKDIIITSSGKSVAPAALEQRLRMHPLVHQAVIVGDNRPCVGALITLDPDFLAHWRASLALQEDTPHRQAREENALREEIGRAVAAANSTVSRSESIRVFRVLAEPFALSNGLLTPSMKLRRDDIVRHYAFEIDAMYQARTRSPRPNAAAEELAHWDDSDNVFR; encoded by the coding sequence ATGCGCGACTTCGCCCTCGCTCCCCCCACCACCACCGCACCGCTGACGGGCGGCCTCGCCGACAGCGTCTTCGACACGGCGCTCCGCGAACCGAACCTGCCGCAGCTCTCGCGCCGCCACGACCCGGCCGAACAGGTCTGGACCCAGGTGACGGCCGCCGAACTGCGGGACGAGGTCGTCGACCTGGCCAAGGGATTCATCGCCTCCGGCATCTCACCGGGCCACCGCGTGGCCATCATGGCCCGCACCCGCTACGAGTGGACGGTGCTCTGCTACGCGCTCTGGGCGGTGGGCGCCGAGGTCGTGCCGATCTATCCGACCTCTTCGCGCGACCAGGTCGCCTGGATCCTCGCGGACTCGCAGTGCAGTGCCATCGTCGTCGAGGACGAACAGGGCCTCATGACCGTCGGCTCGGTGTGCACCTCGCTGCCCCTGCTGCGCAACGTGTGGCAGCTCGACGACGGGGCCCTGTCCCAACTCGTCGAACTGGGACGGCCGGTGCCGACGACCACGGTCGACTCGATGCGCCGGATCGTGCTCCCCGACTCGGCCGCGGTGGTCGCCTACACGTCCGGCACCACCGGGCATCCCCGCGGCTGCGCCCTGAGCCACCGCAGCCTGGCCAGCCCCTGCGACACCCTCCTCGCGGGCTGGAGACACACGGCGGCGCCGCCCGGCGTACAGCCCACGGTCCTCGCCTTCCTGCCCTTCTCGCACGTGTACGGCCTGATGATCCAGGGCCTGTGCCTGCGCGGCGGCCTGCTGATGGGCCATGAACCCGACCTGAGCGGGGAGGCGCTGTCGGCGGCGCTGCTCTCCTTCCGGCCGACGTATCTGTACGCGGTGCCGTCCGTGTTCGAGAAGATCTACAAGAACTTCCTGCGCGCCGCCCAGAAGGCGGGCCGGGGCGCCCTGTTCGAGCGGGCCGTCGGTACCGCACGGGACTTCGCGACTGCCGTCGAGCGGCAGCGACTGGGCACGGGCTCCGGCCCCGGTTTCGACCTGCGGCTCCAACACGCCCTCTACGAACGGACGGTGTACCGCAAACTCCGTGCCGCCCTCGGCGGACGGGTGTGCGGCGCGGTGTCCGGCGGCTCGCCCCTCAACCGCGAACTCGCCCTGTTCTACTCGGGTATCGGCATCCTCGTCCACGACGGCTACGGCCTCACCGAGACCAGCGGCGGCGTCACCGCGCAGCCCGTGGGCCGGGAGAAGTTCGGGACGGTCGGGCAGCCCCTGCCCGGCACCGAGATCCGGGTCGCCGCGGACGGGGAGATCCTGGTGTACGGCGCCTCCGTCTTCCAGGGGTACGTCAACGACGACGCCGGAACCCGGGAGGCGCTGCGGGGCGGCTGGCTGGCGACCGGGGACATCGGGCGGCTGGACACGGAGGGGTATCTGACGATCACCGGGCGCAAGAAGGACATCATCATCACCAGCAGCGGCAAGAGCGTCGCTCCGGCCGCCCTGGAGCAGCGGCTGCGGATGCATCCGCTGGTGCACCAGGCGGTGATCGTGGGCGACAACCGGCCGTGCGTGGGCGCCCTGATCACCCTCGACCCGGACTTTCTCGCCCACTGGCGCGCGTCGCTGGCCCTTCAGGAGGACACGCCGCACCGCCAGGCCCGCGAGGAGAACGCCCTGCGGGAGGAGATCGGCCGGGCCGTCGCCGCCGCCAACAGCACGGTGTCGCGGTCCGAGTCGATCCGGGTGTTCCGGGTCCTCGCGGAGCCCTTCGCCCTCAGCAACGGCCTGCTGACCCCCTCGATGAAACTGCGCCGGGACGACATCGTGCGGCACTACGCCTTCGAGATCGACGCGATGTACCAGGCCAGGACGCGCTCTCCCCGGCCGAACGCGGCGGCGGAGGAACTCGCGCACTGGGACGACTCGGACAACGTGTTCCGCTGA
- a CDS encoding Gfo/Idh/MocA family protein — MTSTAAPWSHPPVKVGLVGAGPWARGVHARVLAAGPETELAGVWARRPEAAQETAAPYGAPVAARFEELLDSCEAVAFAVPPAVQAELAVRAAKAGKAVLLEKPIAEDLGAARQLVDAIGEAGVVSQVTLTNRYHPETRRFLEAALGADVLGARACFLSDAFLSGAFATPWRLEHGALLDLGPHVLDLLDASVGRIARVRGTGDPRRWIELTCEHENGAVSQASLSGSVNVAQGVARVELYGSGPELIFDSSELDHEESWPVLRREFATAVRAGVSGELDARRGLRLQTLIAQASEG, encoded by the coding sequence GTGACCAGTACCGCCGCACCGTGGTCGCACCCGCCCGTCAAGGTCGGGCTCGTCGGGGCCGGCCCCTGGGCGCGGGGGGTGCACGCGCGCGTGCTGGCCGCCGGGCCCGAGACCGAGCTCGCCGGGGTCTGGGCGCGCCGCCCCGAGGCGGCCCAGGAGACGGCGGCGCCGTACGGGGCCCCGGTCGCCGCCCGGTTCGAGGAACTGCTCGACTCCTGCGAGGCGGTGGCGTTCGCCGTACCGCCCGCCGTTCAGGCCGAGCTCGCCGTGCGTGCCGCGAAGGCGGGCAAGGCCGTGCTGCTGGAGAAGCCGATCGCCGAGGATCTCGGGGCGGCCCGGCAGCTGGTGGACGCGATCGGCGAGGCCGGGGTCGTCTCTCAGGTCACCCTGACGAACCGCTACCACCCCGAGACGCGCCGGTTCCTGGAGGCGGCCCTCGGTGCGGACGTGCTCGGCGCGCGGGCGTGCTTCCTCAGCGACGCCTTCCTGAGCGGTGCGTTCGCGACCCCCTGGCGGCTCGAACACGGCGCGCTACTCGATCTGGGGCCGCATGTCCTGGACCTGCTCGACGCGTCCGTGGGGCGGATCGCACGAGTACGCGGGACCGGGGATCCGCGCCGCTGGATCGAGCTCACCTGTGAGCACGAGAACGGCGCGGTGAGCCAGGCTTCCCTGTCCGGTTCGGTCAACGTGGCGCAGGGTGTCGCCCGCGTCGAACTCTACGGTTCCGGACCGGAGTTGATCTTCGACAGTTCCGAACTCGACCACGAGGAGAGTTGGCCCGTGCTGCGCCGCGAGTTCGCGACCGCGGTACGCGCCGGTGTCTCCGGCGAGCTCGACGCCCGTCGTGGCCTTCGGTTGCAGACGCTGATCGCCCAGGCGTCCGAGGGCTGA
- a CDS encoding Crp/Fnr family transcriptional regulator produces the protein MTKATKLLTALPPPRRERLLSLATEVSFPEDFRIFEAGDTADRFWVVRSGAVSLVQQVTPVQRVTVASLGAGDLLGWSWLFPPHRWDFGAEAFSPVRAYEFDAASVLELCEEDPALGLQLVRIIAEILAHRLELTRGRLMEHFSVHKRAPGR, from the coding sequence ATGACCAAAGCGACAAAGCTGCTGACCGCCCTGCCCCCGCCCCGCCGTGAGCGCCTGCTCTCGCTCGCAACGGAGGTGTCCTTCCCCGAGGACTTCAGGATCTTCGAGGCGGGCGACACCGCCGACCGCTTCTGGGTCGTCCGCTCAGGTGCGGTCTCCCTGGTCCAGCAGGTGACGCCGGTGCAGCGGGTGACGGTGGCCAGTCTGGGCGCGGGCGACCTGCTCGGCTGGTCCTGGCTCTTCCCGCCCCACCGGTGGGACTTCGGCGCCGAGGCCTTCAGCCCCGTACGCGCCTACGAGTTCGACGCGGCGTCGGTACTCGAACTCTGCGAGGAGGACCCGGCCCTCGGGCTGCAACTGGTGCGGATCATCGCCGAGATCCTCGCCCATCGGCTGGAGCTGACCCGGGGCAGGCTGATGGAGCACTTCTCCGTGCACAAGCGGGCGCCCGGCCGGTGA
- a CDS encoding MFS transporter yields MDPSNSSTGNDSEPRPTAPADEPRPRGRRWTMDTRPLRRPAYRRLWSSTAVTAVGSQLTAVAVPKQIYDITGSSAWVGYASLAGLLPLVVFALWGGAIADSMDRRKLLLITNTGIAVTSLLFWIQALVGLGSVATLMVLLALQQAFFGLNSPARSAVVAQLVPEEELAAANALGTTVMQTGLVAGPLLAGTLIPVVGLAELYLIDALALCVTLWSVVRLPALPPGPTASRKAGAREIVAGFRYIALHKVLLLSFLADIVAMVFGMPRALFPQLAAQTYAPYGEGLALGLMFAAIPVGAVVGGLFSGTFSRARRHGWMVIGAVVAWGLAITGFGLSTSLWVAVAFLVAAGVADMVSSVFRVAILLSAATDEMRGRMQGVFTVVVVGGPRLADLLHGTTASVLGPRAAVAGGGLLVVAVTLALTAAMPALRRYVVR; encoded by the coding sequence GTGGACCCCAGCAACAGCAGTACCGGCAACGACTCGGAGCCCCGGCCGACCGCGCCCGCCGACGAGCCCCGCCCGCGCGGGCGCCGCTGGACCATGGACACCCGTCCCCTGCGCCGCCCCGCCTACCGCCGCCTGTGGTCCTCGACCGCCGTCACCGCCGTCGGTAGCCAGCTCACCGCCGTCGCCGTGCCCAAGCAGATCTACGACATCACCGGCTCCTCCGCCTGGGTCGGCTACGCGAGCCTGGCCGGACTCCTGCCCCTCGTCGTGTTCGCCCTGTGGGGCGGCGCGATCGCCGACAGCATGGACCGCCGCAAACTCCTGCTCATCACCAACACCGGCATCGCCGTCACCTCGCTGCTGTTCTGGATCCAGGCCCTCGTCGGCCTCGGCTCGGTGGCGACCCTGATGGTCCTGCTCGCCCTCCAGCAGGCGTTCTTCGGCCTGAACTCACCGGCCCGCAGCGCCGTCGTCGCCCAGCTGGTCCCCGAGGAGGAACTCGCCGCCGCCAACGCCCTCGGCACGACCGTCATGCAGACCGGTCTGGTCGCGGGACCCCTGCTCGCCGGCACCCTCATACCCGTCGTCGGCCTCGCCGAGCTGTATCTGATCGACGCGCTCGCCCTGTGCGTCACCCTGTGGTCCGTCGTACGGCTGCCCGCGCTCCCGCCGGGGCCGACGGCCTCCCGGAAGGCGGGCGCACGCGAGATCGTGGCCGGGTTCCGCTACATCGCCCTGCACAAGGTGCTCCTGCTCTCCTTCCTCGCGGACATCGTCGCCATGGTCTTCGGCATGCCCCGCGCCCTGTTCCCGCAACTGGCCGCCCAGACGTACGCCCCTTACGGGGAGGGACTCGCCCTCGGCCTGATGTTCGCGGCGATCCCCGTGGGCGCGGTCGTCGGCGGCCTGTTCTCCGGGACGTTCTCGCGGGCGCGCCGGCACGGCTGGATGGTGATCGGCGCGGTCGTGGCCTGGGGGCTGGCGATCACGGGCTTCGGGCTGAGCACCAGCCTGTGGGTGGCGGTGGCGTTCCTGGTCGCCGCCGGGGTGGCCGACATGGTCTCCAGCGTCTTCCGGGTGGCGATCCTGCTGTCGGCGGCGACCGACGAGATGCGCGGCCGGATGCAGGGCGTCTTCACCGTGGTCGTGGTGGGCGGTCCCCGCCTGGCCGACCTGCTGCACGGCACGACGGCGTCCGTCCTGGGCCCCCGCGCTGCCGTCGCCGGCGGCGGACTCCTGGTCGTCGCCGTCACCCTGGCCCTGACGGCCGCGATGCCTGCGCTGCGCCGCTACGTCGTCCGGTGA